One region of Psychrobacter sp. DAB_AL43B genomic DNA includes:
- a CDS encoding efflux RND transporter periplasmic adaptor subunit produces the protein MKHSYLALVIATVLSGAVLVGCDKKQDADGAAAAQQQMPPSVVNVQTVTFVTVPQVQTFAGRTTAYQTADVRPQVNGIIDEVLFREGSNVKKDQPLYRINTDNYATSITSGQAAIAQAEANYQTALANNANAKAELASRQASLSQAQNDLQRLQGLVAIDAISKQQYDQAQTAVRTAQAAVQSANAAIGQSQAGIESAKAGIQTAKASLQASTLDLNRTIVRAPISGRTDRSSVTAGTLVSSGQPTPLVTISRLDPIYVDISQSSSELLKLRQQISAGKAQAGMSSVELVLEDGSTYPVRGELALSEAKVDESTGAVTLRAVFPNNSNILLPGMYVSARLTQSVITNAALVPQSAVMRSTKSETQVYIVDENNKIQVRPVTINGTYKGQWVITDGLQAGDKVVVIGGAKVKPEQEVVAKPLENPNPEPSAKGAAAKTPQQAAKNMDKSTDGKTANKPAQPAAK, from the coding sequence ATGAAGCATTCTTATCTTGCGCTTGTAATAGCAACTGTACTATCTGGAGCTGTACTGGTTGGCTGTGACAAAAAACAGGACGCCGATGGTGCAGCGGCCGCACAGCAACAAATGCCGCCCTCCGTCGTCAACGTCCAAACTGTGACCTTTGTTACCGTACCACAAGTACAGACTTTTGCTGGACGCACAACGGCATACCAAACCGCGGACGTTCGCCCACAAGTAAACGGAATTATCGACGAAGTGTTGTTCCGTGAGGGCAGCAACGTCAAAAAAGACCAACCTTTATATCGTATTAATACGGATAACTACGCAACGTCTATCACCAGTGGTCAGGCGGCGATAGCACAAGCCGAAGCCAACTATCAGACAGCTTTGGCTAATAATGCCAATGCAAAAGCGGAGTTAGCCAGCCGTCAAGCGTCGCTATCACAAGCACAAAACGACTTACAACGTCTGCAAGGGCTGGTTGCTATCGATGCCATCTCAAAGCAGCAGTACGACCAAGCACAAACCGCCGTACGTACTGCGCAGGCCGCTGTACAAAGTGCTAATGCTGCTATCGGTCAATCGCAAGCGGGTATTGAAAGCGCAAAAGCAGGTATCCAAACAGCGAAGGCCAGCCTACAAGCCAGTACCTTAGATCTGAATCGTACGATCGTACGCGCACCTATCTCAGGTCGTACGGATCGCTCTAGCGTTACCGCTGGTACATTGGTCAGCTCTGGTCAACCTACTCCTTTGGTTACTATCTCACGCCTAGATCCTATCTATGTTGATATCAGTCAATCCTCTTCTGAGCTACTAAAATTGCGTCAGCAAATTTCAGCTGGCAAAGCTCAGGCAGGAATGAGCTCGGTTGAATTGGTGTTAGAGGATGGCTCAACGTATCCTGTACGCGGCGAGTTGGCGTTATCAGAAGCGAAAGTCGATGAGTCTACAGGGGCAGTGACATTACGTGCGGTATTCCCGAATAACAGCAATATCTTATTGCCAGGTATGTATGTCAGCGCCCGCTTGACCCAAAGTGTGATTACCAATGCAGCACTCGTACCACAAAGCGCAGTGATGCGCTCGACCAAGAGTGAAACGCAAGTTTATATCGTTGATGAAAACAATAAAATCCAAGTTCGTCCTGTCACGATTAATGGTACCTATAAAGGGCAATGGGTGATCACTGACGGCCTTCAAGCTGGCGATAAAGTAGTCGTTATCGGTGGTGCAAAAGTCAAGCCTGAACAAGAGGTCGTTGCGAAACCATTAGAAAATCCAAACCCTGAGCCTTCTGCAAAAGGGGCTGCTGCTAAAACACCACAGCAAGCTGCAAAAAATATGGATAAGTCTACCGATGGTAAAACTGCCAACAAACCGGCACAACCAGCCGCCAAATAA
- a CDS encoding efflux RND transporter permease subunit encodes MSRFFIDRPIFAWVMAILVMLIGIISVINLPIEQYPAIAPPTVTVSASYPGANAETVENSVVQIIEQRMKGLDGLMYMKSSSASNGSASVQLFFENGTDSDTAQVQVQNKLQAAMSSLPEQVQRQGVNVNKASEGFLAVFGFVSEDGSMDPADIGDYINSNVVDQLSRVEGVGQVQAFGASYAMRIWLDPERLRGYSLVPSDVVNAVRAQNAQVSAGQLGQAPADTDEQVINATVTVQSYLKTPDEFKNILLKTDTSGAQVRLGDVAKVEIGSESYSTIALFNGQQAAGLAVSLASGANALATRELVGDRVAELEANFPAGLKSVIPYDTTPFVRLSIEQVVKTLIEAIILVFIVMFIFLQNWRATIIPTLAVPVVLLGTFAVLYIAGFSINVLTMFAMVLSIGLLVDDAIVVVENVERLLEEDQNISIKDATIQSMGEISKIVVGIALILSAVFVPMAFFGGSTGVIYRQFAITLITSMVLSALVALIFTPALCVTLLKRSKSHEKGNSENQKGFFGWFNRSFTKTSRSYENFVGKSFRLKWVYLIVYAAIIGIMAVVFLRIPGSFLPEEDQGIMFTAVQLPAGSTLNETQAVLDKVSAYYSGQEPDNVESAFTIAGFSFVGQGQNVGIAFVKLSDWADRKGEDNTARAVSDRAQGYFFTQINEATVFNIIPPAISGLGNSSGFDLMLQDSGNVGHEGLLEARNMLLGMAAQNDQVAGVRPNGQEDAPQLKVDINQEQAAAYGLSMANINSVISTAWGSSYINDFVDRGRVKRVFVQGEPSSRTNPDDIGKWYVRNDSNEMISFDAFSSSKWETGSPGLTRYNSLASMNIQGSAAPGLSTGEAMDAMEAMVEQLPDGISYEWTGLSLEEKKSGAQAPMLYAVSILVVFLCLAALYESWSIPFSVLLVIPLGVLGAVLFTWFRGLSNDIYLQVGLLTVVGLSAKNAILIIEFARDHQEEGYTLKEAVMTAARQRLRPIIMTSLAFGLGVVPLFIATGAGSGSQNAIGTSVVGGVVTATFLGIFFIPMFYIWVRSLFPYKYDTPPNDGGNTPDSSNPDNPDNPVGPTEYNEPPIIHVDDDMQNMTLSKSSQPASFGDNTQ; translated from the coding sequence ATGTCACGTTTTTTTATTGATCGCCCTATCTTTGCATGGGTGATGGCTATTTTAGTCATGCTCATCGGGATAATATCGGTTATCAACCTACCGATTGAGCAGTATCCAGCTATTGCGCCACCAACCGTCACGGTCAGCGCTAGCTACCCTGGTGCTAACGCTGAAACCGTTGAAAACTCAGTAGTACAGATTATTGAGCAGCGCATGAAAGGGCTTGATGGCTTGATGTACATGAAGTCGTCGAGTGCCTCAAATGGTAGTGCCTCTGTACAGCTGTTCTTTGAGAACGGTACAGATTCTGATACCGCACAGGTTCAGGTACAGAACAAATTACAGGCCGCAATGAGCTCGTTGCCCGAGCAAGTACAGCGTCAAGGCGTTAACGTTAACAAAGCCTCTGAAGGCTTTTTAGCCGTGTTTGGCTTTGTGTCTGAAGATGGCAGTATGGATCCTGCTGATATCGGTGATTATATCAACTCTAATGTCGTCGATCAGCTCAGCCGTGTTGAAGGCGTTGGTCAAGTCCAAGCGTTCGGTGCATCTTACGCTATGCGTATTTGGCTCGATCCTGAACGTTTACGTGGCTATAGCTTGGTGCCATCCGATGTGGTCAACGCGGTACGTGCGCAAAACGCACAAGTATCAGCCGGTCAGTTAGGTCAAGCACCTGCTGATACTGATGAACAAGTTATTAATGCAACCGTCACCGTACAAAGCTATCTAAAAACGCCTGATGAGTTCAAAAACATCCTACTAAAAACCGATACCTCTGGCGCGCAAGTACGCTTAGGCGATGTTGCAAAGGTTGAAATTGGTAGTGAAAGTTATAGTACGATTGCCTTGTTTAATGGCCAACAAGCCGCTGGCCTTGCTGTCTCACTAGCGAGTGGTGCTAACGCGCTTGCAACTCGCGAATTGGTCGGTGATCGAGTTGCCGAGCTAGAAGCAAACTTCCCTGCAGGCCTAAAGTCAGTCATTCCTTATGACACTACCCCATTTGTACGCTTGTCTATTGAACAAGTGGTCAAGACCTTAATCGAAGCGATTATATTAGTATTTATCGTCATGTTTATCTTCTTGCAGAACTGGCGCGCGACTATTATTCCGACGCTTGCTGTACCTGTGGTACTGCTTGGTACTTTTGCAGTACTGTATATTGCAGGGTTCAGTATCAACGTACTGACTATGTTTGCCATGGTACTGTCCATCGGCCTACTGGTCGATGATGCTATTGTCGTCGTAGAGAACGTCGAGCGGCTATTGGAAGAAGACCAAAATATCTCTATCAAAGACGCTACGATACAATCGATGGGTGAGATTAGTAAAATCGTTGTTGGTATCGCGCTTATCTTATCGGCGGTATTCGTACCGATGGCCTTCTTTGGTGGCTCAACTGGGGTAATCTATCGTCAGTTCGCCATTACTTTGATTACCAGTATGGTGCTGTCAGCTCTAGTTGCTCTTATTTTCACCCCTGCCCTATGTGTGACCTTGCTAAAACGTAGTAAGAGCCATGAAAAAGGTAATTCTGAGAATCAAAAAGGCTTCTTTGGTTGGTTTAACCGCTCTTTTACCAAAACCAGTCGCTCTTATGAAAATTTCGTCGGTAAAAGCTTCCGCCTTAAATGGGTATATCTGATTGTCTATGCGGCTATTATCGGTATTATGGCAGTGGTATTCTTACGTATCCCTGGCTCATTTTTACCGGAAGAAGACCAGGGTATTATGTTTACCGCCGTACAGCTGCCCGCTGGTTCGACACTGAATGAGACGCAAGCGGTTCTAGATAAAGTGAGCGCTTATTATAGCGGCCAAGAACCGGATAATGTGGAATCAGCGTTTACCATCGCTGGCTTTAGTTTCGTAGGACAAGGACAAAACGTCGGTATCGCCTTCGTAAAACTCAGCGACTGGGCGGATCGTAAAGGTGAAGACAATACAGCACGGGCAGTCTCTGATCGTGCACAGGGTTATTTCTTTACCCAAATTAACGAAGCGACTGTGTTTAATATTATCCCACCAGCAATTAGTGGACTTGGTAACTCTAGTGGTTTTGACTTGATGCTTCAAGACTCCGGTAACGTCGGACACGAAGGTCTGTTAGAAGCACGTAATATGTTACTGGGCATGGCTGCTCAAAACGATCAAGTAGCCGGTGTACGTCCAAACGGACAAGAAGATGCACCGCAGCTTAAAGTTGATATTAACCAAGAACAAGCCGCTGCTTATGGTCTATCCATGGCAAATATTAACAGTGTCATCTCAACCGCGTGGGGCTCAAGCTATATCAATGACTTCGTTGATCGTGGTCGTGTCAAACGCGTATTTGTACAAGGTGAACCTAGTAGCCGTACTAATCCTGATGATATCGGTAAATGGTATGTCCGTAACGATAGCAACGAGATGATCTCATTTGATGCTTTCTCTAGTAGTAAATGGGAAACCGGTTCACCGGGTCTCACGCGCTATAATAGTTTGGCGTCAATGAATATCCAAGGTAGCGCTGCTCCTGGTCTAAGTACCGGTGAAGCGATGGATGCCATGGAAGCGATGGTCGAACAGCTGCCAGACGGCATCAGTTACGAATGGACAGGTCTATCATTAGAAGAGAAGAAGTCAGGTGCTCAAGCGCCGATGCTGTATGCAGTTTCTATCTTAGTGGTATTCTTATGTCTTGCTGCCTTGTATGAGAGTTGGTCAATTCCATTCTCAGTACTATTGGTGATTCCACTTGGGGTATTGGGGGCGGTGCTGTTTACTTGGTTTCGTGGCTTATCCAATGACATTTACTTACAAGTTGGTCTACTCACGGTGGTTGGGCTATCGGCCAAAAACGCCATCTTGATTATCGAGTTTGCGAGGGATCACCAAGAGGAAGGTTATACCTTAAAAGAGGCCGTCATGACCGCGGCGCGGCAACGTCTGCGTCCTATTATTATGACCTCACTTGCCTTTGGTCTTGGTGTTGTGCCATTATTCATCGCGACAGGTGCTGGTTCTGGTAGCCAAAACGCCATTGGTACCAGTGTGGTTGGCGGTGTTGTCACTGCTACCTTCTTAGGTATCTTCTTTATTCCGATGTTCTATATTTGGGTACGTAGCTTGTTTCCGTACAAATATGACACGCCGCCAAATGATGGTGGGAATACGCCTGACAGCTCTAACCCTGATAATCCAGACAATCCAGTTGGACCAACAGAGTATAATGAGCCACCGATCATACATGTTGACGACGATATGCAAAACATGACGCTCTCTAAGAGCTCTCAGCCTGCAAGCTTTGGAGATAATACACAATGA
- a CDS encoding efflux transporter outer membrane subunit gives MSFSYFVTPNSATKAVSLTARVSQNSGRLIGLTALAISMAACNTIPKADMRPVLAEPNIPIGQTYGAFDKETVSTAEQPSIANQRWQNFYSDERLKGLIALGLENNKDFESARLAIEKARAQYQISDIRDLPSIDGSGGYSRSAQNSRDKNSSGAYSVNLGLANYELDFWGKISSLKDQALQNFLATTAAKDATQISLISNIAQSYANLSYSLAQLKLAEATVESREKSLFIADKRFEAGIDPKLPSLQSSASLENARLAVLRAQSSILKSRNALQFLVGGPIPTNLIPTPAVSNITSQKIFSAGLPSELLRYRPDVLQAEYNLKAAGANIEVARASYYPSISLASSIGVSSGSLDDLFKSGAVGWSFGPSISVPIFDAGRLDANYDVAKIEREQTLAGYERSIQTAFREVSDVLATRATLGEQLEAQYRLQDNFEQTYQIADARFKAGIANYLDVLDAQRSLFSTQQGILDLELQKIVSQVELYQALGGGANLDVPTVIPTPQHRNLVQVANVAGNKAKAVNAIDAASSARVASVQEAQAIKQAQPVEKATFKPTAVVDVNNDGKTDAAVGILTEEATLKETSVEQVPVTQIVEP, from the coding sequence ATGAGTTTTAGTTATTTCGTTACCCCCAACTCAGCAACTAAGGCAGTCTCTTTGACTGCCCGCGTTAGCCAAAATAGCGGTCGTTTAATAGGCTTAACGGCATTAGCGATCAGCATGGCTGCTTGTAATACCATTCCAAAAGCGGATATGCGTCCTGTCCTTGCTGAGCCTAATATTCCTATCGGACAAACCTATGGGGCGTTCGATAAGGAGACCGTCAGTACGGCTGAGCAACCAAGCATTGCCAATCAACGCTGGCAGAACTTCTATAGCGACGAGCGTTTAAAAGGTCTGATTGCTTTAGGTCTTGAAAATAACAAAGACTTTGAAAGTGCACGCTTAGCCATTGAAAAAGCACGTGCTCAATATCAAATTAGTGATATTCGCGACTTGCCAAGTATCGATGGTAGCGGTGGCTACAGTCGCTCAGCACAAAATAGCCGCGATAAAAACTCTAGTGGTGCTTATAGCGTAAATTTAGGTCTTGCCAATTATGAGCTCGACTTTTGGGGTAAAATCTCTAGTTTAAAAGACCAAGCGTTGCAGAATTTCTTAGCCACCACGGCTGCAAAAGACGCTACCCAAATTAGCTTAATTAGTAACATTGCCCAAAGCTATGCCAATTTAAGCTACAGTTTAGCGCAGCTGAAACTGGCGGAAGCAACGGTTGAGAGTCGTGAGAAATCACTATTTATCGCTGATAAACGTTTTGAAGCCGGTATTGATCCTAAGCTGCCTTCGTTACAGTCTAGTGCCTCACTTGAAAATGCGAGACTTGCCGTCTTACGTGCGCAAAGCAGTATTTTAAAATCACGTAATGCATTGCAGTTTTTGGTCGGTGGACCGATTCCAACCAATCTGATTCCAACCCCAGCTGTCAGTAATATCACTAGCCAAAAGATATTTAGTGCTGGCTTGCCTAGTGAGTTGCTGCGCTATCGCCCAGATGTGTTGCAAGCGGAATACAACCTAAAAGCCGCTGGTGCTAATATCGAAGTAGCACGCGCGTCTTATTATCCTTCTATAAGCCTCGCAAGTAGCATTGGCGTCAGTAGTGGTAGTTTGGACGACTTATTCAAAAGTGGTGCCGTTGGCTGGTCATTTGGTCCAAGCATTAGCGTGCCTATCTTTGATGCAGGTCGCTTAGATGCCAACTACGATGTCGCTAAAATTGAGCGTGAACAAACCCTTGCTGGCTATGAGCGCTCAATTCAAACCGCTTTCCGCGAGGTCTCTGATGTCTTGGCAACGCGTGCTACCTTAGGCGAGCAGCTCGAAGCCCAATACCGTCTGCAAGACAACTTTGAGCAAACCTATCAGATTGCAGATGCGCGCTTTAAAGCGGGTATTGCTAACTATCTAGACGTTCTTGATGCACAGCGTTCACTGTTCTCAACGCAGCAAGGTATTTTAGATTTAGAGCTACAAAAAATCGTTAGCCAAGTCGAGCTTTACCAAGCGCTTGGTGGTGGTGCCAACCTAGATGTGCCAACTGTTATTCCTACGCCGCAACATAGAAACTTAGTGCAAGTGGCTAACGTAGCTGGCAATAAAGCAAAAGCGGTCAATGCTATCGATGCCGCTAGCTCAGCGCGTGTTGCTTCTGTCCAAGAAGCTCAAGCGATTAAGCAAGCGCAACCAGTAGAAAAAGCCACCTTTAAACCTACTGCTGTGGTTGACGTCAATAATGACGGTAAAACCGATGCTGCTGTAGGCATCTTAACTGAAGAGGCTACTCTGAAAGAAACCAGCGTTGAGCAAGTACCTGTCACGCAGATTGTTGAACCTTAA
- the hemB gene encoding porphobilinogen synthase: MTYTFNRQFPETRLRRLRYNDNVRAMIREVELHPKHFIAPVFVLEGSNQRQSIASMPGVERLSIDLLIKHAKELLAEGVTTIDIFPVIDNSLKTPDGKSAYDENGLSARAVKAVKDAIPEMVVMTDVALDPYTSHGQDGLLDDSGYVVNDATVEVLVKQALVHARAGADIISPSDMMDGRIKAMRDAFEAEGFVNTAIMAYSAKYASAYYGPFRDAVGSAGNLKGGHKKQYQMDFGNRAEALHEVAMDINEGADMVMIKPGQPYLDLIREVKNTFGVPTFAYQVSGEYAMHMAAIQNGWLTDAVILESLIGFRRAGADGILTYFALEAARQLNNA; this comes from the coding sequence ATGACTTATACTTTTAACCGCCAATTCCCTGAAACTCGTCTGCGTCGTCTGCGTTATAACGACAATGTACGCGCCATGATTCGTGAAGTTGAGCTGCATCCTAAGCACTTTATCGCGCCCGTTTTTGTGTTAGAAGGTAGTAACCAACGCCAATCAATCGCGAGTATGCCGGGTGTTGAGCGCTTATCGATTGACCTGCTCATTAAACATGCCAAAGAGTTATTAGCAGAAGGTGTCACAACTATCGATATCTTCCCGGTTATTGATAATTCACTAAAAACGCCTGACGGTAAATCGGCTTATGACGAAAATGGCTTGAGCGCACGCGCGGTCAAAGCTGTCAAAGATGCTATTCCAGAGATGGTGGTGATGACTGATGTGGCATTAGATCCTTATACCTCACACGGTCAAGACGGCTTACTCGATGACAGTGGCTATGTCGTTAACGATGCAACGGTTGAAGTACTGGTCAAACAGGCATTGGTACACGCCCGCGCCGGTGCCGACATCATCTCCCCTAGCGACATGATGGATGGTCGTATCAAAGCCATGCGTGATGCCTTCGAAGCCGAAGGTTTTGTCAATACCGCTATCATGGCCTACTCGGCAAAATATGCCTCTGCTTATTACGGGCCATTCCGTGATGCGGTCGGTAGTGCTGGCAACTTAAAAGGTGGTCATAAAAAACAGTATCAAATGGACTTTGGTAACCGTGCTGAAGCGCTACATGAAGTGGCCATGGACATCAATGAAGGCGCTGATATGGTCATGATTAAACCCGGTCAACCCTACTTAGATTTGATTAGAGAAGTTAAAAATACCTTTGGCGTACCTACCTTTGCTTATCAAGTCTCTGGCGAATATGCCATGCATATGGCGGCTATTCAAAACGGTTGGCTGACTGATGCGGTTATTTTAGAGTCTCTGATTGGCTTCCGCCGTGCTGGTGCAGATGGTATTTTGACTTACTTTGCTTTAGAAGCAGCAAGACAGTTAAATAATGCTTAA
- a CDS encoding glutathione S-transferase family protein, producing MGLLVDGQWQDKWYDTASSGGRFKREDAGFRNWVTVDGSAGPSGRGGFKAEANRYHLYVSLACPWANRTTIFRKLKGLEDLISISVVHPFMGDKGWTFAEGAGVVADPIVDANYLYEIYTAAKPDYTGRVTVPILWDKKTHTIVSNESSEIIRMFNSAFDEIGAIAGNFLPAESIAEIDAINAFVYDAVNNGVYKAGFATTEAAYKEAVVKLFDALDKLEARLADQRYLIGSTITGADWRLFTTLVRFDAVYVGHFKCNIRRIVDYPNLWGYLRDLYQVPGIAETINMAHIKAHYYISHANINPTRIVPVGPVIDFNEPHERARL from the coding sequence ATGGGTCTATTGGTCGACGGGCAGTGGCAAGACAAATGGTATGACACCGCATCTAGCGGCGGACGCTTTAAGCGTGAAGACGCAGGCTTTAGAAACTGGGTGACCGTAGATGGCAGTGCAGGTCCCTCTGGTCGAGGCGGCTTTAAAGCGGAGGCCAACCGTTATCACTTATATGTCTCTTTGGCGTGTCCATGGGCGAACCGTACGACCATTTTCCGCAAGCTCAAAGGCTTAGAAGACCTGATCTCGATATCTGTGGTGCATCCATTTATGGGTGATAAAGGTTGGACGTTTGCAGAGGGCGCAGGGGTTGTCGCTGATCCTATCGTCGATGCAAATTATTTATATGAAATTTATACCGCAGCAAAGCCTGACTATACGGGACGAGTCACAGTACCGATACTATGGGATAAAAAAACCCATACTATCGTTAGCAATGAATCCTCTGAGATTATTCGGATGTTTAACTCAGCCTTTGATGAGATTGGGGCGATAGCTGGCAATTTTTTACCTGCAGAATCCATAGCAGAAATCGATGCGATCAATGCATTTGTTTATGATGCGGTTAATAACGGAGTTTATAAAGCTGGTTTTGCCACTACAGAAGCGGCGTATAAAGAAGCGGTAGTCAAACTATTCGATGCGTTAGATAAGTTAGAGGCGCGTTTGGCAGACCAACGTTACCTAATAGGTAGCACGATAACTGGGGCGGATTGGCGTTTATTTACGACTTTAGTACGTTTTGATGCGGTTTATGTCGGTCATTTTAAATGTAATATACGTCGTATCGTTGACTATCCGAATCTTTGGGGTTATCTACGTGATTTATATCAAGTACCAGGTATCGCAGAGACAATAAATATGGCGCATATCAAGGCGCATTATTACATCAGCCATGCCAATATTAATCCCACTCGTATTGTGCCTGTTGGTCCGGTTATTGACTTTAATGAGCCACATGAGCGTGCGCGTTTATAG
- the torD gene encoding molecular chaperone TorD, giving the protein MNITEDKININEEWQAANPARSALYRWFADVFARELTSTTLDEWQQNQAYDSIHEVFVSLGLEQYSNRVKVAIDNLQQFPKEHRAIELAADFAQIFLLSGDDSAPPYASYYLSSDKHLYGKPAAHMMRFLDSQQLSLHPEFREPNDHLSVYFIVMSLWINKSIEQQLDMVNTAQEQIDFLDTALLNWLPQFTKYCQKINVKTDIYPALAALVEQFVIEDRAALESIVS; this is encoded by the coding sequence ATGAACATAACTGAAGATAAAATCAATATTAATGAAGAATGGCAAGCTGCTAATCCGGCACGTTCTGCACTTTATCGTTGGTTTGCAGATGTTTTCGCGCGTGAGCTTACCTCAACGACCTTAGATGAGTGGCAACAGAATCAAGCTTACGATAGTATTCACGAGGTATTTGTTAGTCTCGGACTTGAGCAATACAGTAATCGCGTGAAAGTCGCCATTGATAATTTGCAGCAATTCCCTAAAGAGCATCGTGCCATTGAGCTTGCCGCAGATTTTGCGCAGATTTTTTTACTGAGTGGTGATGATAGTGCACCGCCTTACGCTTCTTATTATCTGAGCAGTGATAAACACCTTTATGGCAAACCTGCGGCGCATATGATGCGTTTTCTTGATAGCCAGCAGCTAAGCTTACATCCTGAGTTTCGTGAGCCAAATGACCATTTAAGTGTATATTTTATCGTTATGAGCTTATGGATTAATAAAAGTATTGAGCAACAGCTTGATATGGTCAACACGGCACAAGAACAAATCGACTTTCTTGATACTGCTTTACTCAATTGGCTACCGCAGTTCACTAAATACTGTCAAAAAATCAACGTAAAAACAGATATTTATCCTGCACTTGCTGCTTTGGTAGAGCAGTTTGTCATAGAAGACAGAGCAGCATTAGAAAGTATAGTGAGCTGA